Proteins encoded within one genomic window of Trichocoleus sp. FACHB-46:
- a CDS encoding HAD-IIB family hydrolase: MPKPALLFQQRPTEHSLRKVKSAKPRWQPCNASANLAANSFYLVTGRRLDELFQVLPQVDWFDCVVAENGALLYWPNTREEQLLGDRPPAAFIQALQERQVDSLAVGRVIVATWKPYETTVLETIRDLGLELQIILNKEAVMVLPSGLNKATGLKAALERMELSPQNVVGFGDAENDLAFLNICALSVAVANALPMVKEQADWVTQGSRGDGVAEVIDQLLTSELSI; the protein is encoded by the coding sequence GTGCCAAAGCCAGCATTACTCTTTCAGCAACGCCCGACGGAACACTCGCTACGAAAGGTCAAGTCAGCAAAACCACGCTGGCAGCCTTGCAACGCCTCCGCGAATCTGGCCGCAAACTCATTTTATTTAGTCACAGGTAGACGGTTAGACGAGCTATTCCAGGTGCTGCCGCAGGTAGATTGGTTTGATTGTGTGGTTGCTGAGAATGGGGCTTTGCTGTACTGGCCTAACACCCGTGAAGAGCAATTGTTGGGCGATCGCCCTCCCGCAGCCTTTATCCAAGCTCTTCAAGAACGCCAAGTTGATTCCTTAGCTGTTGGTCGCGTGATTGTAGCAACTTGGAAACCCTATGAAACCACGGTATTAGAAACCATTAGAGATTTGGGGTTAGAGCTACAGATAATTCTCAATAAAGAAGCTGTAATGGTGCTGCCCTCCGGTTTAAACAAAGCGACCGGGTTGAAAGCAGCCCTAGAACGCATGGAGTTATCTCCACAGAACGTAGTCGGGTTTGGTGATGCGGAGAATGATCTCGCTTTTCTGAATATTTGCGCCCTCTCTGTAGCCGTAGCCAACGCGCTGCCGATGGTGAAAGAACAAGCGGATTGGGTGACGCAAGGCAGCCGAGGTGATGGAGTCGCTGAGGTGATTGACCAGTTACTTACTTCTGAATTGAGCATCTGA